One Panicum virgatum strain AP13 chromosome 9K, P.virgatum_v5, whole genome shotgun sequence genomic region harbors:
- the LOC120649739 gene encoding senescence-specific cysteine protease SAG39-like: MTMSRLILAAVVVVASACATAPRALAARELAAGEDDAAAMALRHEEWMAEHGRAYKDEAEKARRLEIFRANARLIDSFNAAAGERGHRLATNRFTDLTDEEFRAARTGYRRPAPAAGSRAGRFRYENVSLADAPASVDWRAMGAVTGVKDQGDCGCCWAFSAVAAVEGLNKIRTGRLVSLSEQELVDCDVYGEDQGCEGGLMDDAFQFIARRGGLASESGYPYDGEDGSCRSSGAAAARAASIRGHEDVPRNNEAALAAAVAHQPVSVAINGADPAFRFYAGGVLGGGDCDTELNHAVTAVGYGTAGDGTRYWVMKNSWGASWGEGGYVRIRRGVRGEGVCGLAKLPSYPV, from the exons ATGACCATGTCACGGctcatcctcgccgccgttgtcgtCGTGGCCAGCGCGTGCGCCACCGCTCCCCGCGCGCTCGCGgcgcgcgagctcgccgccggggaggaTGACGCCGCCGCGATGGCGCTGCGGCACGAGGAGTGGATGGCGGAGCACGGGCGCGCGTACAAGGacgaggcggagaaggcgcggCGGCTGGAGATATTCCGGGCCAACGCGAGGCTGATCGACTCGTTCAACGCCGCCGCGGGGGAGCGCGGTCACCGGCTGGCCACGAACAGGTTCACCGACCTCACCGACGAGGAGTTCCGCGCCGCCAGGACCGGgtaccggcggccggcgccggcggccgggagcCGCGCCGGCCGGTTCAGGTACGAGAACGTCAGCCTGGCGGacgcgccggcgagcgtggACTGGCGGGCGATGGGCGCCGTCACCGGCGTCAAGGACCAAGGAGATTGTG GCTGTTGCTGGGCGttctcggcggtggcggcggtggaaggGCTGAACAAGATCCGGACGGGGCGGCTGGTGTCGCTGTCGGAGCAGGAGCTGGTGGACTGCGACGTCTACGGCGAGGACCAGGGCTGCGAGGGCGGCCTCATGGACGACGCCTTCCAGTTcatcgcgcgccgcggcggcctggCCTCGGAGTCGGGGTACCCGTACGACGGCGAGGACGGGTCGTGCCGCtcgtccggcgccgccgcggcgcgggccgCGTCCATCCGGGGCCACGAGGACGTGCCGCGCAACAACGaggcggcgctcgcggcggccgtggcgcacCAGCCGGTGTCCGTGGCCATCAACGGCGCGGACCCCGCGTTCCGGTTCTacgccggcggcgtgctgggcggcggcgactgcgACACCGAGCTGAACCACGCCGTCACGGCCGTCGGCTACGGCACGGCCGGCGACGGCACCCGGTACTGGGTGATGAAGAACTCGTGGGGCGCGTCGTGGGGCGAGGGCGGCTACGTCCGCATCCgccgcggcgtccgcggcgAGGGCGTCTGCGGCCTCGCCAAGCTGCCGTCCTACCCCGTCTAG
- the LOC120649742 gene encoding uncharacterized protein LOC120649742 isoform X2, with protein sequence MALVKDDTHMELSFKATPVGRRFMLEEYKTVPGTSSTLRNSSSKWEDSFFELVELCLQDDDDEAFFQSMYEFAIHADKHLSRAPYRQPKMSGLEWVNLKLSNRRSCYNMFRVSPDMFHSLHSLLVQSYGLKSSSKSTSIEALGMFLWVLGSPQSARQAEDRFERSLGTVFSMFSKVLKSVLRLAADIIKPEDPEFSIVHPRLRSRRFYPYFSNCIGAIDGTHVPCVVPKNLFMQHLSRKGRTTQNVMVACDFDMRFTFVLSGWPGSVHDMRPFNDALTTYSHVFHIHQQENIT encoded by the exons ATGGCCCTAGTAAAGGACGACACTCATATGGAGCTGTCTTTCAAAGCAACTCCCGTAGGAAGGCGATTCATGCTGGAGGAGTACAAGACG GTTCCAGGGACATCATCAACTTTGAGAAATAGCAGTTCAAAATGGGAGGACAGCTTCTTTGAGCTGGTGGAGCTGTGCCTGCAAgatgatgacgacgaggccttCTTCCAGAGTATGTATGAGTTTGCAATTCATGCTGACAAGCATTTGAGTAGAGCACCTTATAGGCAACCAAAAATGTCTGGTTTGGAATGGGTTAATTTGAAATTGAGCAATAGAAGGTCTTGTTACAACATGTTTAGAGTCAGCCCAGACATGTTTCATAGTCTGCACTCTCTTCTGGTACAATCATATGGCCTCAAATCTAGTTCAAAATCAACCTCGATTGAGGCGCTCGGGATGTTTCTTTGGGTGCTTGGGTCCCCTCAATCAGCCCGGCAAGCTGAGGACAGATTTGAGCGATCTTTGGGGACAGTTTTCAGCATGTTCAGCAAAGTTTTGAAGAGTGTGCTAAGGCTTGCTGCCGACATCATAAAGCCGGAGGATCCAGAATTCAGCATTGTGCATCCTAGACTTCGCAGCCGTAGGTTCTATCCCTACTTCAGTAATTGCATAGGGGCAATCGATGGAACTCATGTACCGTGTGTGGTGCCGAAGAATCTGTTCATGCAGCATTTGAGTCGGAAAGGGAGGACCACACAGAATGTTATGGTAGCCTGCGACTTTGACATGAGGTTCACATTTGTGCTTAGTGGATGGCCCGGATCAGTTCATGATATGAGGCCCTTTAATGATGCACTGACAACATATAGCCATGTCTTCCACATCCACCAGCAG GAAAATATTACTTAG
- the LOC120649737 gene encoding uncharacterized protein LOC120649737 has protein sequence MSWGRFNSFDPYQGPTWSSARRCPAPKPAPCTVVLLDEEDDGDDSSDAEVFIIDGAVPAVPRCRARKRNGASGNVINIDDDEDVDEGTGWDKAGPSTSRASSGSPASMTPGRGSPGNRYGLDSTSDSSESDLSDRWDYATDYGGSSDCEILDDTAGTAREMWETAASKKRTPHGVRGTAFTSGMWSEGLFGAGCNLDGTKFCATWKNGSQSNRGGTKEATEHAQSSARGANDGHGSYRNSGAKDVPSEYASKGSVQNNNGSSNNDCGPASPPNAKECSNGEQKVVPEKTSEGFKSPCHNFASANRVFRGSSSADWKDRSPPMSVSTPEKIDEKMTEGVYSQKDKSPLEAYNNTDMYCGATSSKSTSVNVSGSCSLPQKDLIHDPEELGQFASVQDASMIGVREKHKESIEFKQAAEEEWKSRQRQLQIQAEEAKKLRKRKKAEAQRLRDMEKRQKQRLQEVRESQRKNEEAIQLKEQYRGVVRKELEDMERRYGDMTSILRALGISVEGGEVKAYKQALLKFHPDRVSRNDIYQQVKAEETFKFISRLKEKLPRFLLTI, from the exons ATGTCGTGGGGGCGGTTCAACAGCTTCGACCCCTACCAGGGGCCCACCTGGTCGTCGGCGCGGAGGTGCCCCGCGCCGAAGCCCGCGCCTTGCACCGTTGTGCTCCTGGATGAGGAGGATGACGGCGACGACTCCTCCGACGCGGAGGTTTTCATAATTGATGGCGCGGTGCCGGCGGTGCCTAGGTGTCGGGCCAGGAAAAGGAACGGCGCGTCTGGTAATGTGATCAACATAGATGACGATGAAGACGTGGATGAGGGTACTGGATGGGATAAGGCAGGCCCCAGCACATCCCGTGCATCGTCTGGGTCTCCAGCGTCGATGACACCAGGGCGAGGTTCTCCGGGGAACAGATACGGGCTGGACAGCACATCGGACAGCTCCGAGAGCGATTTGTCTGATCGGTGGGACTATGCCACCGATTATGGCGGCAGCTCGGATTGCGAGATTCTGGATGACACGGCTGGGACAGCCCGAGAGATGTGGGAGACAGCTGCTTCAAAGAAGAGGACGCCTCATGGTGTCAGAGGTACTGCATTCACGTCAGGTATGTGGTCGGAGGGTCTCTTTGGTGCAGGATGCAATCTAGATGGCACTAAATTTTGTGCTACATGGAAGAATGGTTCACAAAGTAACAGAGGTGGTACAAAGGAAGCCACTGAACATGCTCAAAGTAGTGCCAGAGGAGCGAATGATGGCCATGGCTCTTACAGAAATAGCGGTGCAAAGGATGTCCCTTCAGAATATGCTTCTAAGGGAAGTGTGCAAAATAATAATGGCAGCTCAAACAATGACTGTGGCCCTGCTTCACCGCCAAATGCCAAGGAATGTTCAAATGGAGAACAAAAGGTCGTTCCTGAAAAAACTTCAGAAGGCTTTAAATCTCCTTGCCATAATTTTGCCTCTGCAAATAGGGTGTTTCGCGGAAGCTCCTCAGCAGATTGGAAAGATAGAAGTCCTCCAATGTCTGTGAGTACTCCTGAAAAGATTGATGAGAAAATGACTGAAGGTGTATATTCACAAAAGGATAAGTCACCACTGGAAGCTTACAACAACACAGATATGTATTGTGGTGCAACATCCAGCAAGAGTACTTCTGTAAATGTCTCTGGAAGTTGCTCTTTGCCTCAAAAGGATTTGATACATGATCCTGAAGAACTAGGGCAATTTGCTTCAGTTCAAGATGCTTCCATGATTGGTGTTCGTGAAAAACACAAAGAATCTATTGAGTTCAAAcaggcagcagaggaggagtGGAAATCCAGACAGCGGCAGTTACAGATACAG GCTGAGGAAGCAAAGAAATTGCGGAAGAGAAAGAAAGCTGAAGCTCAACGGTTGCGTGACATGGAGAAAAGACAAAAGCAAAGATTGCAAGAAGTCCGTGAATCACAGAGAAAG AATGAAGAAGCTATACAGCTAAAGGAGCAGTATCGGGGTGTAGTAAGAAAGGAACTTGAAGATATGGAAAGGAGATACGGGGATATGACTTCAATATTGCGTGCCCTAGGCATCTCTGTTGAAGGTGGTGAG GTTAAAGCCTATAAGCAAGCACTTCTGAAATTCCATCCAGATAGGGTATCAAGAAATGACATTTATCAACAGGTCAAAGCAGAGGAGACATTCAAGTTCATTTCACGACTGAAGGAGAAGCTGCCGCGGTTTTTGCTAACAATATAA
- the LOC120649740 gene encoding two pore potassium channel a-like: MADSSIQQVSIEDSPNVLKRIPSERAKQVRRCRSTPLDPTDQNPEDQNPKDQNPEQPAEHSSVLQVKELPSLRLVGLILFVYLLAGVITFYLVMDQISGKTTNRVLDSLYFVIITMTSVGYGDLVPNSDTTKLLACAFVLIGMVMIALFISKAADYFVEKQKVLFYKALHMNMKGGEAKMLRAMQTRRIKYKFYIVALLLAIVIVAGTLFLWKVEKLSLVDSFFCVCATITALGYGAKSFSSKLGRVFAIFWIITSTIILAQFFLYLAELYTERRQKMLAKWVLNRRITTMDLEAADLDGDRQVDAAEFVLYKLKELGKISQEEISSFLKEFEKLDVDQSGTLSTHDLIVAETSQ, from the exons ATGGCTGACAGCAGCATTCAGCAAGTGTCGATAGAAGATTCTCCTAATGTGCTGAAAAGGATACCATCTGAACGAGCTAAACAGGTTCGACGATGCAGGTCAACTCCCTTAGATCCCACCGATCAAAACCCCGAAGATCAAAACCCCAAAGATCAAAACCCCGAACAACCTGCAGAACACAGCTCTGTGCTTCAAGTCAAGGAGTTGCCAAGCTTGAGACTTGTGGGACTCATCCTTTTTGTCTACCTGCTAGCGGGTGTCATCACCTTTTACCTTGTCATGGATCAGATATCCGGGAAGACAACTAATAGAGTGCTTGATTCTCTGTACTTCGTCATTATCACAATGACCTCGGTTGGCTATGGGGATCTTGTCCCAAACAGTGACACGACAAAGCTGCTTGCTTGTGCTTTCGTCTTGATAGGCATGGTGATGATTGCTCTCTTCATCAGCAAAGCGGCGGATTATTTTGTTGAGAAACAGAAGGTGTTGTTCTACAAAGCACTGCACATGAATATGAAGGGTGGTGAGGCCAAAATGCTCAGAGCAATGCAGACAAGGAGGATAAAGTACAAATTCTACATTGTCGCTCTACTTCTTGCAATTGTTATTGTTGCTGGCACTCTATTTCTGTGGAAGGTTGAGAAGCTGAGCCTTGTTGATTCCTTCTTCTGCGTCTGTGCCACGATCACTGCCTTGGGTTATGGGGCTAAAAGCTTCTCATCCAAATTGGGGCGTGTTTTCGCGATATTTTGGATAATCACGAGCACTATCATCCTGGCTCAGTTCTTCCTGTACCTTGCTGAGCTCTACACTGAGCGACGACAGAAAATGCTGGCGAAATGGGTGCTCAACAGGAGGATAACAACCATGGACCTTGAGGCAGCTGACCTGGATGGCGACCGACAAGTCGA TGCTGCTGAATTCGTACTTTACAAGCTAAAAGAGCTAGGCAAGATCAGCCAAGAGGAGATATCTTCTTTCCTCAAGGAGTTTGAGAAGCTCGACGTTGACCAGTCTGGCACACTCTCGACTCATGATCTTATTGTGGCAGAAACCAGTCAATAA
- the LOC120649742 gene encoding uncharacterized protein LOC120649742 isoform X1 produces MALVKDDTHMELSFKATPVGRRFMLEEYKTLLMQVPGTSSTLRNSSSKWEDSFFELVELCLQDDDDEAFFQSMYEFAIHADKHLSRAPYRQPKMSGLEWVNLKLSNRRSCYNMFRVSPDMFHSLHSLLVQSYGLKSSSKSTSIEALGMFLWVLGSPQSARQAEDRFERSLGTVFSMFSKVLKSVLRLAADIIKPEDPEFSIVHPRLRSRRFYPYFSNCIGAIDGTHVPCVVPKNLFMQHLSRKGRTTQNVMVACDFDMRFTFVLSGWPGSVHDMRPFNDALTTYSHVFHIHQQENIT; encoded by the exons ATGGCCCTAGTAAAGGACGACACTCATATGGAGCTGTCTTTCAAAGCAACTCCCGTAGGAAGGCGATTCATGCTGGAGGAGTACAAGACG TTGCTTATGCAGGTTCCAGGGACATCATCAACTTTGAGAAATAGCAGTTCAAAATGGGAGGACAGCTTCTTTGAGCTGGTGGAGCTGTGCCTGCAAgatgatgacgacgaggccttCTTCCAGAGTATGTATGAGTTTGCAATTCATGCTGACAAGCATTTGAGTAGAGCACCTTATAGGCAACCAAAAATGTCTGGTTTGGAATGGGTTAATTTGAAATTGAGCAATAGAAGGTCTTGTTACAACATGTTTAGAGTCAGCCCAGACATGTTTCATAGTCTGCACTCTCTTCTGGTACAATCATATGGCCTCAAATCTAGTTCAAAATCAACCTCGATTGAGGCGCTCGGGATGTTTCTTTGGGTGCTTGGGTCCCCTCAATCAGCCCGGCAAGCTGAGGACAGATTTGAGCGATCTTTGGGGACAGTTTTCAGCATGTTCAGCAAAGTTTTGAAGAGTGTGCTAAGGCTTGCTGCCGACATCATAAAGCCGGAGGATCCAGAATTCAGCATTGTGCATCCTAGACTTCGCAGCCGTAGGTTCTATCCCTACTTCAGTAATTGCATAGGGGCAATCGATGGAACTCATGTACCGTGTGTGGTGCCGAAGAATCTGTTCATGCAGCATTTGAGTCGGAAAGGGAGGACCACACAGAATGTTATGGTAGCCTGCGACTTTGACATGAGGTTCACATTTGTGCTTAGTGGATGGCCCGGATCAGTTCATGATATGAGGCCCTTTAATGATGCACTGACAACATATAGCCATGTCTTCCACATCCACCAGCAG GAAAATATTACTTAG